DNA from Campylobacter sp. RM5004:
ATGTTAAATAAAATTCTAGAATCATTAAAAACAGAAATAGGAGAAAATCAATACAAAAATTATTTTGACATTTTACAAATTAATGAAAATAAAAATAACGAAATTACCTTAAATGCACCAAATCAATTTATAGCAAGACATATTCAAACAAAGTATCAAAACCTATTAGAAAAAATAGCTGAAAAAATCAATGGTAAAAAAATAAAAATAATCATATCAGTAAATAATGAAAAAATTAATAAAACTAAAGAAAACAAATTAGTTCAAGTAAAACAGCAAATTTCAGTATTAAATCAAAGTTTAACTTTTGATAATTTCATTGTAGGTGAAAGCAATGAATTTGCTTATAAAGTTTGTAAATCAATAACAGATGAAAATAAATTCGGAACTTTATTTAACCCTATTTTTATTTATTCAAATACAGGTTTAGGCAAAACTCACCTTTTACAAGCAAGTGGTCATGAATGTCTTGAAATAGGCAAAAAAGTAATTTATAAAACTTCAAAAGGTTTTATGAAAGATTATCAAAATGCAATATTAGCAAATAAATTTGATAGCTTTAATAGTGAATATAAAGATTGTGATTTATTATTAATTGATGATATTCAATTCCTAGGAACAACTGATAAAATCCAAGAAGAATTCTTCCATATTTTTAATGATATAGTAGAGCGTAAAGGTCAAATAATAATGACTTCTGATGTAGCTCCTAAGAATTTAAATGGCATTGAAGATAGATTAAAATCAAGATTTAATAAAGGAATAATTGCAAATATAAGCGTACCTGATATAGAAACCAAAAAAGCAATTATTAAGAAAAAAAGTTTAGTTTATGAAATAGACTTAAACGATGAAATGATAAATACAATAGCAAGTTATATAGGCGAAAATGTAAGAGATTTAGAAGGTATAATAAATTATATTTACGCATTTCAAAATATTAGAAATCAAAAAATAAGCTTAGAAGATTTAAAAAATCAAATAAAAGAATATATAAATGAAAATAAATCAAATATTGAAATTGAAGATATTTTTGATGTTGTAAGCCAAGAATTAGGAATAAAAATCAATGAAATAAAATCAAGTTCTAAAAAACAAGAAATAGTAAAAGCAAAAAGAATTGTTATATTTTTAGCTAAAGAACTGATTTCAAATTCTGTAAGCGAAATTGCAACTAATTTTCAAATGAAAGACCATAGTGCTATTTCAAAGCATATTAAAAAAACTAATGAAATGATATGTAATGATGATGATTTTAGAACTTTAGTAGAGCATTTAAAAAATAAAATAATAAACTCAAAAAATAAGGATTATTAATTATAATAAAATCAAAAAAGGAAGAAAATGGAAATTTTAATAGATAAAAAAAGATTAGAAAATATAGCTTTAATTGTTAGCAATTATGTTGAGAAAAAAGATAATACAAGCCTTAATTCAAATATTTTATTATTAGCTAGTAATAATGAATTAATCTTAAGAGCAAGTGATAGTGAAATAGGGATTGAATATAAAATTCCTGATTGTAATATCATTAGTGAAGGAACAATATTTTTAAATGCTAAGAAATTAATTGATATTTTAAAAAGCCTAAATAATGATAATATTAAAATAAAAAAATTAGAAAAATCTATAAAAATTACTCAAAATAAAACTAATTTTTCATTACCTATTGCAAATGAAAATAATTTTTCTTTTTTAGAAGATGAAAATAGCAAAACACCTATTTTAATTAGTTCAAAAGAACTAAATATAGGCTTTAAAATGATTTTACCTGCTATTGATAATAATGGAATATCTTTTCAATTTAACTGCTGTTATATAG
Protein-coding regions in this window:
- the dnaA gene encoding chromosomal replication initiator protein DnaA, with product MLNKILESLKTEIGENQYKNYFDILQINENKNNEITLNAPNQFIARHIQTKYQNLLEKIAEKINGKKIKIIISVNNEKINKTKENKLVQVKQQISVLNQSLTFDNFIVGESNEFAYKVCKSITDENKFGTLFNPIFIYSNTGLGKTHLLQASGHECLEIGKKVIYKTSKGFMKDYQNAILANKFDSFNSEYKDCDLLLIDDIQFLGTTDKIQEEFFHIFNDIVERKGQIIMTSDVAPKNLNGIEDRLKSRFNKGIIANISVPDIETKKAIIKKKSLVYEIDLNDEMINTIASYIGENVRDLEGIINYIYAFQNIRNQKISLEDLKNQIKEYINENKSNIEIEDIFDVVSQELGIKINEIKSSSKKQEIVKAKRIVIFLAKELISNSVSEIATNFQMKDHSAISKHIKKTNEMICNDDDFRTLVEHLKNKIINSKNKDY